One window from the genome of Rutidosis leptorrhynchoides isolate AG116_Rl617_1_P2 unplaced genomic scaffold, CSIRO_AGI_Rlap_v1 contig276, whole genome shotgun sequence encodes:
- the LOC139882486 gene encoding hydroxyethylthiazole kinase-like, whose amino-acid sequence MDPNHDKNQVQKTRAEYGRDAWTHLSQLRRLSPLIQCITNFVSMDLTANVLLSAGASPAMLHGIDEISDFTPNVNAVYINVGTLSADWLPAMKAAAELASKFNKPWVLDPVAAGASGFRLKACLELVDLKPTVIRGNGSEIIALSNASVGHTKGVDSSHQSTDALEAAKSLAKASGGIVAISGAVDIITDGDRVVGARNGVPMLQKITATGCAVTALISAFVAIDPSHPMEATASALSVFGLAGEMGMEQAKGPASLRMHLIDSLHGLDETALVSRSNITNLS is encoded by the exons ATGGATCCCAATCACGACAAGAATCAAGTACAGAAGACAAGAGCTGAATACGGCAGAGATGCGTGGACCCACTTGTCCCAGCTCCGCCGTCTCTCACCGCTCATCCAGTGTATCACAAACTTCGTCTCCATGGACCTCACGGCCAACGTTCTCTTATCGGCCGGTGCTTCCCCGGCGATGCTGCACGGCATAGACGAGATTTCCGACTTCACTCCCAACGTCAACGCGGTGTACATCAACGTGGGCACACTCTCCGCTGACTGGCTGCCGGCAATGAAAGCTGCGGCTGAGCTGGCCTCAAAGTTCAATAAGCCTTGGGTTCTTGACCCTGTTGCCGCCGGCGCTTCCGGTTTCCGGTTGAAAGCTTGCCTGGAGCTTGTTGACTTGAAGCCTACTGTTATAAGGGGCAATGGTTCCGAGATTATAGCCCTCTCGAACGCCTCCGTGGGTCACACTAAG GGTGTAGATAGTTCCCATCAATCAACGGATGCCTTAGAAGCAGCGAAGAGTTTGGCGAAAGCAAGTGGTGGCATAGTTGCAATTTCTGGAGCCGTTGACATTATCACAGATGGTGATAGAGTTGTGGGTGCACGTAATGGAGTTCCTATGTTGCAGAAGATTACCGCAACCGGATGTGCCGTGACTGCACTAATTTCGGCGTTTGTTGCCATCGATCCATCGCATCCGATGGAGGCAACTGCTTCAGCATTGTCGGTTTTCGGTTTAGCCGGTGAAATGGGGATGGAGCAGGCAAAAGGCCCTGCTTCCTTGCGAATGCACCTCATAGATTCTCTGCACGGGCTTGATGAAACTGCTCTAGTATCTCGTAGTAATATTACCAACTTGTCATAG